The following coding sequences lie in one Mucilaginibacter sp. KACC 22773 genomic window:
- a CDS encoding DUF1579 family protein, translating into MKKTIRLSAAIRICLATLIYTTVNFATYAQAPKQPDTMTQLLDYSRPGNAHAQLEKLAGTWLFQDAKLAFVKGTLVRKVIYYGRFYSVEMTGGKLPLPVADGKMKEDFYQSMQIEGFDNPKKKYITTSINNHIGSDIQMQTGTFDAAKQAFTYDWEDELIPGQAQKNRRVLTIIDANHYKEEFYEMHGNDFVKVRELDYTKTAGQ; encoded by the coding sequence ATGAAAAAAACAATTCGGCTAAGCGCCGCCATCAGGATATGCCTGGCCACTCTTATTTATACAACTGTTAATTTCGCGACTTATGCCCAGGCGCCGAAACAGCCGGACACCATGACCCAATTGCTTGATTATTCGCGGCCGGGAAATGCCCATGCGCAATTAGAAAAACTGGCAGGCACCTGGTTGTTCCAGGACGCCAAGCTGGCTTTTGTAAAAGGTACCCTTGTGCGCAAAGTTATTTACTACGGCCGATTTTACAGCGTTGAAATGACGGGCGGAAAATTGCCGCTACCAGTTGCAGATGGCAAAATGAAGGAAGATTTTTATCAAAGCATGCAAATTGAAGGTTTTGATAATCCAAAAAAGAAATATATCACCACCTCTATCAACAACCATATCGGCAGCGACATTCAAATGCAAACGGGAACTTTTGATGCGGCTAAGCAGGCCTTTACTTACGATTGGGAGGACGAACTGATTCCTGGACAGGCTCAAAAAAACCGCCGGGTTTTAACCATCATAGATGCTAATCACTATAAAGAAGAGTTCTATGAAATGCATGGTAATGATTTTGTTAAGGTAAGGGAACTGGATTATACTAAAACTGCCGGCCAATAA
- a CDS encoding M13 family metallopeptidase, giving the protein MNKVFYLCVALVVLGAWKYQDDHKKGFVDVAGIDSLTKPGDNFFRFVNGRWYDTAKIAADQSGVGSYSFMNIPQKLLLQNILDSVSKARNPMGSIDQKVGDFYASGMDIATINQRGYQPIKPILAQIDAITGVPSLMQFVAAQLKTGNGLIIGFDIYPDNKNSSINIAHVSQTGIGLPERDYYFKTDSATLGIQQAYKKYLATLFQLTGSSPATAAKNAAIAYGIEQQNAAAHKTNIQLRDVNANYHKVAVAAISKTQTNIGWPTLLAELGATTDSLDMGQPAYYDKLNGMLKSVPIADWKIYLKAATLQNYAEILSKPFADATFEFNKVLNGQAVQKTRRQIMTQNVDGYLGQALGQLYVKRYFNEDAKKRVLVLVNNLQKSFENRINHLDWMSDSTKQKAKEKLYAITKKLGYPDKWRNYDKVQINRTKYFENILWLKQNDYQFQLAKLNKPVDKTEWGTTPSTVTAYYNPSFNEVVFPAGILQFPYFDFSADDAINYGGIGMVIGHEMTHAFDDQGAQFDKDGNVKNWWTKEDYEKFRAKTKQLANLYGSFTVLDTVHIKGALTLGENTADNGGIAIAYDAFKMTEQGKGNTKIDGFTPDQRFFLSIARIWRVKTRDEFLRTYVNTNPHSPAMWRVNGPLMNFAPFYKAFNVQPGDKNYKAEGERVKIW; this is encoded by the coding sequence ATGAATAAAGTGTTTTACCTGTGTGTAGCGTTAGTTGTTTTGGGTGCCTGGAAATACCAGGACGATCACAAAAAAGGGTTTGTTGATGTTGCCGGCATCGACTCCCTGACAAAACCAGGCGATAATTTTTTTCGCTTTGTTAACGGGCGCTGGTACGATACCGCCAAAATTGCCGCCGATCAATCAGGCGTGGGTTCGTACAGCTTCATGAACATTCCGCAAAAGCTGCTGCTGCAAAACATCCTGGATAGTGTTTCAAAAGCCCGGAACCCCATGGGCAGCATCGACCAAAAGGTGGGCGATTTTTACGCCTCGGGCATGGATATCGCCACCATTAACCAACGCGGGTACCAGCCTATTAAACCCATACTGGCACAAATTGATGCTATTACGGGTGTGCCGTCACTCATGCAATTTGTAGCGGCGCAGCTCAAAACCGGGAACGGACTCATTATTGGCTTCGATATTTACCCCGATAACAAAAACAGCAGCATCAATATTGCCCATGTATCGCAAACCGGTATTGGCTTGCCAGAGAGGGATTATTATTTTAAAACAGATTCAGCCACGCTTGGCATTCAGCAGGCCTATAAAAAATACCTGGCCACCCTGTTCCAATTAACCGGGAGCAGCCCTGCCACCGCCGCAAAAAACGCGGCCATTGCCTACGGCATCGAGCAGCAAAACGCGGCAGCGCATAAAACCAATATCCAATTAAGGGATGTTAATGCCAATTACCATAAGGTAGCGGTTGCCGCCATCAGCAAAACACAAACTAATATAGGCTGGCCAACATTGCTTGCCGAACTGGGTGCAACAACCGACTCGCTTGATATGGGCCAGCCCGCTTATTACGATAAGTTGAACGGCATGTTGAAATCGGTACCCATAGCCGACTGGAAAATTTATTTAAAAGCCGCTACCCTCCAAAACTACGCCGAAATATTGAGCAAACCTTTTGCAGATGCCACGTTTGAATTTAACAAAGTATTAAACGGGCAAGCCGTACAAAAAACCCGCAGGCAGATCATGACGCAAAACGTCGACGGCTATTTGGGGCAGGCTTTGGGGCAGTTGTATGTAAAACGGTATTTTAACGAGGACGCCAAAAAACGGGTGCTGGTATTGGTAAACAACCTGCAAAAATCCTTCGAAAACAGGATCAATCACCTGGATTGGATGAGCGACAGCACCAAACAAAAAGCCAAAGAAAAATTATACGCCATCACCAAAAAATTAGGCTACCCCGATAAATGGCGCAATTACGATAAGGTGCAGATCAACCGGACCAAATACTTTGAAAACATCCTGTGGCTTAAACAAAACGATTATCAGTTTCAATTAGCCAAACTGAACAAGCCGGTTGATAAAACAGAATGGGGCACCACGCCATCTACAGTTACCGCTTATTACAACCCCTCGTTTAACGAGGTTGTTTTCCCGGCGGGCATCCTGCAATTTCCGTATTTCGATTTTTCGGCAGACGACGCCATCAACTACGGCGGCATCGGCATGGTAATTGGCCACGAAATGACCCACGCCTTTGACGACCAGGGTGCGCAGTTTGATAAAGACGGCAACGTAAAAAACTGGTGGACAAAAGAAGATTATGAAAAGTTTAGGGCCAAAACAAAACAGCTGGCCAATTTATATGGCTCGTTTACCGTGTTAGATACCGTACACATCAAAGGCGCACTCACCCTGGGCGAAAACACCGCCGACAATGGCGGCATAGCCATAGCCTACGACGCCTTTAAAATGACCGAACAAGGCAAAGGCAACACCAAAATTGACGGCTTCACGCCCGACCAGCGCTTCTTCCTGTCCATAGCCCGCATCTGGAGGGTAAAAACCAGGGACGAGTTTCTGCGCACCTACGTAAACACCAACCCCCACTCGCCCGCCATGTGGCGTGTAAATGGGCCATTAATGAATTTCGCCCCGTTTTACAAAGCATTCAACGTGCAGCCTGGTGATAAAAATTACAAAGCGGAAGGGGAGAGGGTTAAGATTTGGTAG
- a CDS encoding aminopeptidase P family protein: protein MDLQLFDKQVYADRRQVLTQSMVNDGLIVLLGNEESSMNYKDNHFSYRQDSSFLYYFGLDLAGLAAVIDTDTGEAVIFGNELSIDDIIWTGVLPTVSEMAALVGVTQTRPYNDITHYIHKAQTTGRKVHILPPYRPENKIKLAAWLNVSLQDVADHVSVKLIKAVIAQRVIKTPLEIAEMEKAVSISVDMQLAVIKNTRPGIKGYELVAKANEVAIAANSRLGYPAIITPRGETLHTHYYGHTLQDGQMLLCDIGAENAMHYGGDLTRTVPVGQKFTTRQAELYEVVLNSMDHAISMLKPGVRYKDIHLAACQKLVEGLSQAGIMKGDPAEAVAAGAHTMFFQCGLGHMLGMDTHDMEDLGEPYVGYTDTLKKETTVFGLKSLRLGRELEAGYVLTIEPGIYIIPELIDRWQAEHKYVDFINYDVLNTYRDFGGIRIEDNFLITDTGSHLLGKYLPKSLKEIEGLKG, encoded by the coding sequence GGTTTATGCCGATAGGCGGCAAGTGTTAACCCAAAGCATGGTCAACGATGGCCTTATTGTGCTGCTGGGCAACGAGGAAAGCAGCATGAACTATAAGGATAACCATTTTAGCTATCGCCAGGATAGCAGTTTCCTGTATTACTTCGGGCTGGACCTTGCGGGGCTGGCCGCAGTGATTGATACCGACACCGGAGAAGCCGTAATCTTCGGCAACGAGCTGAGCATCGACGACATTATCTGGACAGGCGTACTGCCCACCGTGAGCGAAATGGCCGCCCTGGTTGGCGTTACCCAAACCCGCCCGTACAACGATATTACCCACTACATCCACAAAGCGCAAACCACCGGGCGCAAGGTGCATATACTGCCGCCTTACCGCCCCGAAAATAAAATTAAACTGGCCGCATGGCTCAACGTGAGCCTGCAGGATGTGGCCGATCATGTATCGGTAAAACTCATCAAAGCCGTAATTGCCCAGCGGGTGATTAAAACCCCGCTGGAGATTGCCGAAATGGAAAAAGCGGTATCCATTAGCGTAGATATGCAGCTGGCCGTTATCAAAAACACCCGCCCCGGCATTAAGGGCTACGAGTTGGTGGCCAAAGCCAACGAGGTAGCCATAGCGGCCAACTCGCGCCTGGGTTACCCCGCCATTATTACCCCCCGCGGCGAAACCCTGCACACCCATTACTACGGCCATACCCTACAGGACGGCCAGATGCTGCTATGCGACATCGGCGCCGAAAATGCCATGCACTACGGCGGCGACCTTACCCGCACCGTGCCCGTGGGCCAGAAGTTTACCACCCGCCAGGCCGAACTATACGAGGTGGTGCTTAACTCCATGGACCACGCCATCAGCATGCTGAAACCGGGCGTACGATACAAAGATATTCACCTGGCCGCCTGCCAGAAACTGGTAGAGGGACTTAGCCAGGCCGGCATCATGAAAGGCGACCCTGCTGAAGCCGTTGCCGCCGGTGCGCATACCATGTTTTTTCAATGCGGACTGGGCCACATGCTTGGCATGGATACCCACGATATGGAAGACCTGGGCGAACCTTACGTTGGCTACACCGACACCCTTAAAAAAGAAACTACCGTGTTCGGCCTCAAATCCCTGCGCCTGGGCCGCGAGCTGGAAGCCGGCTACGTGCTCACCATCGAACCCGGCATCTACATCATCCCCGAACTCATCGACCGCTGGCAGGCCGAACACAAATACGTCGATTTTATCAACTACGACGTGCTAAACACCTACCGAGATTTCGGCGGGATAAGGATCGAGGATAATTTTCTGATAACCGACACCGGCAGCCACCTGCTGGGTAAGTACTTGCCAAAGAGCTTGAAGGAGATTGAGGGGTTGAAGGGGTAG